The Bacteroidales bacterium genome has a segment encoding these proteins:
- a CDS encoding META domain-containing protein yields the protein MKKIFFIAMVIAFASCTSKQVTYENISANGWKLVDFVCDTESTVNEDMNMFIKFTDSVSVAGNTQCNLFIGKYSISESQLTINNIGSTKMFCGEDKEQFEQNYLNALSNTFEAKISSNGEELVLTNKEKDVEIKYIKFDGDIPSEIK from the coding sequence ATGAAAAAAATTTTTTTTATTGCAATGGTTATTGCATTTGCAAGTTGTACCTCTAAACAAGTTACATACGAAAATATTTCGGCAAATGGATGGAAATTAGTTGATTTTGTTTGCGATACAGAATCTACTGTAAACGAAGATATGAATATGTTCATAAAATTTACCGATTCAGTATCAGTAGCAGGAAATACTCAATGCAATCTGTTTATTGGCAAATACTCTATAAGTGAATCTCAGTTAACAATAAACAATATAGGCTCAACTAAAATGTTTTGCGGAGAGGATAAAGAGCAATTTGAACAAAACTACCTAAATGCTTTATCAAATACCTTCGAGGCAAAAATATCTTCTAATGGTGAGGAACTTGTTTTAACAAACAAAGAGAAAGATGTTGAAATCAAATACATTAAATTTGATGGAGATATTCCTTCTGAAATAAAATAA